The Effusibacillus pohliae DSM 22757 genome segment TCCGATGCTATTGGGGATTTTACATCCGATGTTGACAGTCCCATTGGTTCAAGCTGTACGCAATCGCCTGTCCGAGTAGACTTTTTGGCAGCACTCGGGGCCGCTGCTTTTGAAGCCATGCCAAATAAATATGCCGTAGGAGGAATGCGTCATGAAAAAACTATACATAGCAATCGTTTCGATTGCTTTGCTGGCTGGATGTACCGCTCCGAAGGACAACGCAGCCCCGGCAAATCAAACAAAGGTAGCGACTGAAACGAAGCAACCGGCAGCACAGCAACCGACAGCTTCGGTCAATATCAAAGGCCGCTGGGCGACCGTAACGCACGTAGCTGACGGCGACACAGTAGAAGTTGAGGGCGGCGAAAAAGTCCGGCTGATCGGCGTCAACACTCCGGAATCCGTGAAACCCGGCGTGGAACCGATGCCGATGGGAAAGGAAGCCAGCGATTTCACGAAGTCCCAACTGCAAGGGAAGAAAGTCTTTGTCGAAACGGATGTACAGCCCAAAGACAAATACGGACGGACGCTGGCCTACCTTTACCTGCAGGAGCCGAAAACGCAGGAGGATGTTGAAAAATATATGTACAACGCGATCCTGTTGAAAGAAGGATATGCCCAGCTCATGACGATTCCCCCGAATGTGAAGTACGTCGATTTGTTCACGAAACTGCAAATGCAGGCACGTGAGGCCAAGAAAGGAATCTGGTCGCTGGGGATCTACAAGGACGAGGTGAAGAATACGAACGACGTATTTCTTGATGGCAAAACCCCGAAAAAATAACCGCCCAGCGAGGCGGTTTTTTGTTACGCTCTGTTTGCAGGTATTGTTGTTTTCAACTCCTTATTTTAATTCGTTTTGAGCATTAGCCTTTTCCACCTCGAGGCTCGACAACTCCATTAATAGCCTCCAGGAACTTGGTGGCAGGAACTCTCCCAAGTTCGGACGGCTCTAACTTGTACAAACCGCCACCGTACATTCTGC includes the following:
- a CDS encoding thermonuclease family protein — encoded protein: MKKLYIAIVSIALLAGCTAPKDNAAPANQTKVATETKQPAAQQPTASVNIKGRWATVTHVADGDTVEVEGGEKVRLIGVNTPESVKPGVEPMPMGKEASDFTKSQLQGKKVFVETDVQPKDKYGRTLAYLYLQEPKTQEDVEKYMYNAILLKEGYAQLMTIPPNVKYVDLFTKLQMQAREAKKGIWSLGIYKDEVKNTNDVFLDGKTPKK